The following coding sequences lie in one Takifugu flavidus isolate HTHZ2018 chromosome 4, ASM371156v2, whole genome shotgun sequence genomic window:
- the LOC130524837 gene encoding monocarboxylate transporter 2-like has translation MASAPEDPVAFKPIDGGWGWVVVFGAHISIGFAYSLPKALSIFFKEIQDDLGTSFSEIALISSVMLAAVYGGGPVSSLLVNRYGCRTVVMVGGLMSGLSVAAASLATSISFLYLFVGIIGGCGLAFNLNASVTIISKYFLVRRPLANGLAMAGSPVFLCGLAPLNQYLLNMFGWRGSLLIIGGLMLNSCVAGALMRPAGSPPVRSLAGEQKEMEKKTGFRSCVKNVQTFMDLSIFKDRGFVIYIIGNVMFFFGAYAPFLFLAEYAITQGVDDYSAAFLLSIVGFVDIFTRPATGLLASCKWIRLRIQYLFSFAVILNGLSHLLCPLLKGYFYLVVYAILFGWSFGMVFALIFECLLDLIGIQRFPSAVGLVTIIECFPVLVGPPAAGFLVDVLQDYKYLFFMCGTVILTGGIFLLVMNIYNYHQVCPEEATIDLEQNRKNSENPDQVTKQDSENVTEPAEPNAETATGDQ, from the exons ATGGCCTCTGCTCCAGAGGATCCAGTGGCCTTCAAACCCATTGATGGCGGTTGGGGCTGGGTCGTGGTCTTTGGGGCACACATTTCCATTGGGTTCGCCTACAGCCTGCCCAAAGCCCTGTCCATTTTCTTCAAGGAGATCCAGGATGATCTGGGCACCAGTTTTAGTGAAATAGCATTGATTTCCTCTGTCATGCTGGCTGCTGTGTACGGGGGAG GTCCAGTGAGCAGCCTACTGGTCAATCGCTATGGATGCcgcactgttgtcatggtggGCGGCCTGATGTCCGGCCTGTCCGTGGCGGCAGCCTCCCTGGCCACGTCCATCAGTttcctgtatttatttgtgGGCATCATCGGAG GCTGTGGACTGGCCTTCAATCTCAACGCGTctgtcaccatcatcagcaaGTACTTCCTCGTCAGGCGTCCTTTAGCTAATGGGCTAGCTATGGCGGGCAGCCCCGTGTTCCTGTGTGGCCTGGCCCCCCTTAACCAATATTTACTCAACATGTTCGGCTGGAGAGGCAGTTTACTCATTATCGGAGGGCTGATGCTCAATTCCTGTGTCGCCGGGGCCCTGATGAGACCCGCTGGTTCTCCACCTGTAAGGTCCCTCGCTGGTGagcagaaagagatggagaaaaagacAGGTTTCCGCAGCTGCGTGAAGAACGTTCAGACCTTCATGGACCTGTCCATTTTCAAGGATCGAGGTTTCGTCATATACATAATTGGAAACGTGATGTTCTTCTTCGGTGCCTACGCTCCCTTTCTGTTCCTGGCAGAATATGCCATCACTCAGGGGGTGGATGACTATTCTGCTGCCTTCCTGCTCTCCATCGTGGGCTTCGTGGACATATTTACCCGGCCGGCTACAGGCCTGTTGGCCAGCTGCAAGTGGATCAGGCTTAGAATCCAGTACCTGTTCAGCTTCGCTGTCATTTTAAACGGACTCTCCCACTTGTTGTGCCCCCTGCTGAAGGGTTACTTCTACCTGGTGGTCTACGCCATCCTCTTTGGGTGGAGCTTTGGCATGGTCTTCGCACTGATATTTGAATGTCTGCTGGACCTGATAGGAATCCAGCGCTTCCCCAGCGCTGTTGGACTGGTCACCATCATCGAATGCTTCCCGGTACTTGTGGGCCCGCCTGCTGCAG GGTTCCTGGTGGATGTTCTCCAGGACTACAAGTACCTTTTCTTCATGTGTGGCACCGTGATCCTGACCGGTGGCATCTTCCTCCTTGTCATGAACATCTACAACTACCACCAGGTGTGTCCAGAGGAAGCAACAATAGACCTCGAGCAGAACCGGAAAAACTCGGAGAACCCGGATCAGGTGACAAAACAGGACAGCGAGAATGTGACAGAACCAGCTGAGCCCAACGCTGAAACGGCCACAGGAGATCAGTAA